CATGTCGCCAACGCCGTGACCGTAGGTGTCATTGACCTGTTTGAAGCGATCCAGATCGACATACAGCAGCGCCATGAACCCCGACTGCTCCCGCGCACCAGCAAGCGCAGCCTTGAGCCGATCACGCAGCAATTCGCGGTTGGGCAACTGGGTCAACTGATCGTATTGCGCCATGCGCCGCAGACGGGCGTGCAATTGCTGGCGCTCGATGGCCGTGGCGACCTGGGCACAGACATATTGCAGCAGTTCCTTGTCGCGCTCAGTGTAGCGCTCGCCGCCGGCCAGGCTTTTGACGATCAACGCGCCAATGGTGCCATTCTTCGAGCTTAGTGGCACGCCGAGCCAGCACGGCGATTGCTGCCCCGCCACCAGAGCTTCGAAACCCGGTGGTGCGTGCGGGCAATCCGGAGTCAGCAGGATCGGTTGGCCGCTGCGGATCACTTCGGCGCACAGCCGGCCGGTCACGGTGCCGGGTTGCTCCGGTTGCAACTCGTCATCGTCGACGTGGTAGGGGAAATTCAGCTGTGCGCAGTGTTCGTCGTACAGCGCCACGGAGAAATTCAGCGCCGGCAGCCACTCGCCAATAATCATGTGAATGCGCTTGAACAGCGCCAGCAGATCCTCCGCCGCATGCGCCGCTTCGGAGATCGCATACAACGCCGCCTGCCGGGATTCGGCGAGTTTGCGCTCGGTGATGTCCCGAGCCACGGCAATGCGCAGTTGATCGACTTCAGACCAGCGCGCCGACCATAGAATGTGCACGACGCTGCCGTCCTTGCGCACGTAGCGGTTCTCGAAATTGTGCTTGGGCTCGCCGCCCATGATGTCGCTGGCGGCGGACAAGGTGCGTTCGCGGTCGGCGGGATAGACATAGTCGATCATCGACTGGCCGATCAGTTCGTCAGGCGTGTAGCCGAGAATCCGCTCGCAGGCCGCGCTGACAAAAACGAAACGGCCCTGCTTGTCGACTGCGCACACGGCGTCCAGCAACAGATCGATATAACTCGCCAACGGTGCAGAATTTCGACTTTCCATGGTTCAGCGTGGGTGTCCGGACAATGCAGCACTGATCAACCGTCCCTGACCTCGACCTCGCATCCCAGCGATCAATTTCAAGCCTTGTTCGGCATCAGCCCCGGTAACGCATGCACCAGGGCGTTGATGGCGAAACCGATAAACATTACCCCGCACAACCGGGTGATGGCCAGTTCATGGCGCTGATACAGCGTGCGCACCTGTCGGGCGCCGACAATGCCAATGAGAATAGCGTAGGCGAGCAATCCGCCGAGGAAGCTCAAGGCGATCAGCATCGGCAGCATCGACCAGTTGAGCAGTTCGGCGCGGCTCGACAGCAGCGCGGTGAACGTCGCCACTGCCACCGGGTAGGCCTTGGGGTTGGTCAACCCGAACAGGATGCCGTGCCAGAACGGCTGACGCGCAGCGCCCTGGGGCTGATCACCGTTGCTGCGTTTGGCCCGCACCGCGCGCCAGCCGAGCCAGAACAGGTACAGACCGCTGAGCACTCCGAGCACATCGAACGCGGTGCTACCGATTTCCCGGGCGCCGACAATCGCGATCAACGCCGTGCTGCACCAGATCACATCGCCCAGTAAATGCCCGCACAGGAACCCCGCCCCGGCCCGCCGGCCCCGCGCGGCGCCGATGCCAAACACCGCCAGTACACCCGGCCCCGGTGTGATGCCGTAGATGAAACCCGAGGCCAGCACGGCCATAAGCAACGATGGAGTCATGGAAAACCTGCAAGCGCCGGAAAACGTGGCCGCCAGTCTATCCCAGCGGTTTGTGAATATTCACGACTCGTTGAAAAAACGCATCCCCACGTAGGGCTTTTGCCGACACGCGGCCAGTCGCGAGGCGAGGTCGCCCACGTGGGCTTCAAGTTTGTGGCCGTCTGGGTCGAGGAAGTAGAACGACGCACCTTCGCTGCGGTTGTCGCGCCATTCCTGCACATTCGCGGCGCGAAGCTGTTGCACGAACAGCGGAAAGTCCGCCGCATCGAGGCTGAAGGCGTAGTGGGTGTAGTCGACGGCGGGCTCGGATTGGCGTTGCGCATCAAGCGACAGGCACAGCCACAGGCCCGGGAGTGACAGATAGGCACCGGCATCCCACGTGGCCTCGACTCGCAACTTCAGGACGTCACGGTAGAACGCGAGGCTGCGGTCCAGGTCGGTGACGGCGAGGGTCAGGTGGTTGAGGCCGGTGAGCATCGGGTCAGTAACCTCTGAAGTCTTCAGGGATGGTGTATTGCTTGCCGTCGTAGGTCAGGGTGATTTGGGTTTTCTTCAGTGGGGAATCCTGGGAAACGCATTCCTTGCCGGATTTGACGGTTTTCATCGCCGTGCCGCTTGAAGTAATGATCAGGTCGGAATAACCGTTGTGGCTGGTCGGGCCGATTTCCACGGTTCGGCGAATTTGCTGACCTTCACCCACACAGTTTTCCAGCCACTCACCGTTATTCTTGTAAACCACCAGGCCATCCAGAACCGGGCGCAGTTTATTACCCTCGCGCACATAAAGTGTCAGGTCGGTTTTTTCGTAGGGAATGGCACTTGAACTGTGCTCGAACTTCGACCGCAGACCAAAGGCACGGACATCCGGCGCCAGCCTGTAACGGGCCGTATCGATCACCAGGTCGTCGAACCGGATGGCATCAGTGTTGTAAGCCCCGGGTTTGGTGTAAGTGGCAATCGGCTTGGCGTTGGTGCTGTTCAGCACCGCCAGATCCAGATCAAACACACCCGCATCGTCACTGCCTGCGTCCGGTACATACGTGGACTTGAGGGCAATCACTTGCTCCTTGAACGCCGGCCATGGTTTGCAGCGCGAGAGCGATTGGTCGTCGTGATTCTTTGTCACGCAGGCTGGCTGCGCCTGAGCGGTGATCGCGAAAAAGCTGAGGGCTATGAAAAGTCGGGTCGGGGTGAGCATTGTTCTTCCTTGAAATAAGTCGCGTTGGATCTGTATCACTCGATGGCCTGGAAACCTTTAGGCAAGACGTATGATTTTCCGTCGTAGTGAAGGGTGGTCAGTACAGGTTTAGCGGTTGTGGTTTTCTCATCACAAGTGTCTGGATCACCTTTGCCAACAATTCCCGTAGTCACCGATTTGACAATCAGATCGGCGTAACCATGAGAACTGGTCTTTCCAATCTCGATCGTGCGGAGGGTACTGGCACGCTCGCCCTCACAATTTCCATCCCACTCTCCGTTGTAGCCATACACCACAAGCCGATCCAGCACTGGGCGTAACGTGTCGCCTTCTTTCACGTAAAGGGACAGCGAAGTCTCATCCATGGGATTGACGCGGGAGGAGCCTTTGAAGACGACCCGAACACCAAAAGCCCGAATTTCAGGGGTCAATTTGTAGCGCGCGGTATCGAACTCAACACTTTCCAGAGCGAAAGCATCGGACTGGAATGCAGAAAGCTTGTAATAGGTGGCCAGAGGTTCTGAATCCTCGACCGAAACAACAGAGAGAGCAAGATCGTAACTACCGACATCACCGGTTTTGCCATACACCGGATCCGGCTCAAATTTAGAGACGGCCTTGAGCGTCATACCAGGATAAGCCGGCCACTCCTTGCAAACAGAAAAGTCTCGCTCCCCCGCCACCGGCGCAGGCACACAATCAGCCAACACCTGCCCTGCCAGCAACGCCCCGCAAAGCGCCAGATACCCCACCACCCAAGACTTCACTGTCACGCCCCGCTCCTTGATATTTTTCAGCCGCGCACTATCCCCTCCCCGATCCGCCGATTCAACCAGTTCAACGCCTGATCCCCGCCCCGCCGCTTGTGCCACGCCGAGACGAAGGTGAATGGCGCGATCTCGAACGGCGGTGTCACGACGATCAGCGCCTCTTCATCAATATCGTTCAACGCCCGCGAGGCCACAGTCAAAATCAGATCCGTGCCGCTGATGAACTGCGGTGCAACGCTCCAGTGCGGCAGGCTGATGGCGACGCGGCGGCGTTCGCGCAGGGCGGTCAGGGTTCGTTCGATTTCCGGGGTGCCGCTGCCGCGCATTTCCAGTAGGACATGAGGACGTGCGAGGTAGGTTGCCATGTCCAGATGCCCATCGGCAGGAAGGCTCTGGCGGTCCAACAGACAGACATAGCGCTCCTCGAACAGCGGCGTGCTGTGCAATTCGCCGGGCAATTCCGGGAGCACACCGGCCGCGAGGTCGATGTCGCCGTTGAGCAAACCTTCAACCATGCCTTCACGGCTGGCATGGCTGATTTGCAGATCGATGCCCGGGGCTTCCGTGCGCAATGTGCGAATCAGGCTGGGCAAGATAATCGCCGCGCCGTAATCCGACATCGCAAGCCGAAAGGTCCGGCGCGCGCTGGCCGGGTCAAAGGTGTTCGGCGCCAGCAGCGATTGCACCTGAGCCAGCGCTTCGGCCAGCGGCGCAACCAGCTCCAGCGCCCGAGCGGTCGGCACCAGCCCCGCACCGGCACGCACCAGCAGTGGATCACCCAGCAAGTCGCGCAAGCGGGCCAACGCATGGCTGACCGCCGGTTGACTCAAGTGCAGACGCTCGGCGGCGCGGGTCACGTGCTGCTCGCTGAGCAAGGCTTCGAGGATCACCAGCAGGTTGAGATCGATGCGCCGCAGATCATTCATCTGATGCATGTTCCGGATGACAAAACAGAATTTAAATCTGCGCGACGAATACCCTAGAGTCCAGCAAAACCTTTGCTGGAGAACGATCATGAGTACGTTGCAGTGGGCCGGCCTGTTGTTGCTCGCGGCATTGGCCGGGGCGGTGGTGCCTTTTCAAAGTGCAATCAACACCAATCTGGCCAGGGGGCTTGGACATCCCTTGTGGGCGACATTGGCGTCACTGCTGGTGAGCGTTCTGGTGTTGTTGCCGGTGATCGTCGCGCTGCGTTTGCCGTTGCCATCGCTGGCGTTCATCGGCAAGGCGCCGCTGTGGATGTGGGCCGGGGGCGCGTTCGGGGTGTGTTTTGTGGCATTGGCGGTGATGCTTGTGCCGAAGCTCGGCGCTTCAGGCTTTGTCGCGCTGGCGTTGGCCGGACAAGTGCTGGCGTCGATGGTGCTGGATCACTTCGGTTTGTTCGGGCTACTGGAGAAGCAACTCACATTGCCTCGGGTACTCGGCGCGGTGCTGTTGATGGCGGGCGTGGTGTTGATCCAGTTCTCCCCGGCGCTGGAAAAGAGCGCAACAGCCGTCGGATAACAGACAAAGGTAAGCCCTTCACTACAAGGGTTGTCGGGCATTTCATCGCCTTACAACCCGACAAGGCATCGCCCTACAAGCAAAACTCCAACGGCCCTCAGCGCTATCGGATACAGCCGATTATGGCCCTGCGAAGCTCTCTGTAAAGTCTGGCAACACACACAAATTGAAACACCCCATGGATTGCCATGCTCAAGGAGAGCTGCCTTTGAATCATCTGACGGATTCCCTCAACACCTTCTCCAACTATCGCAAAGTCATCGCTTTGGCAGACCACGATTGGGAAGCCGCCGAAGCTGGAAAAATCGCCGCCCTCAACGTCGAGGTCAAAGGCTGCAACCACTTGCTCGATCAGCACGGGCGCCAGTTTCATCACTTCTGCACCACGTCCTATCTGGGGCTCGATCACCATCCTGCCCTGCTTGAAG
The sequence above is a segment of the Pseudomonas sp. HS6 genome. Coding sequences within it:
- a CDS encoding bifunctional diguanylate cyclase/phosphodiesterase, which translates into the protein MESRNSAPLASYIDLLLDAVCAVDKQGRFVFVSAACERILGYTPDELIGQSMIDYVYPADRERTLSAASDIMGGEPKHNFENRYVRKDGSVVHILWSARWSEVDQLRIAVARDITERKLAESRQAALYAISEAAHAAEDLLALFKRIHMIIGEWLPALNFSVALYDEHCAQLNFPYHVDDDELQPEQPGTVTGRLCAEVIRSGQPILLTPDCPHAPPGFEALVAGQQSPCWLGVPLSSKNGTIGALIVKSLAGGERYTERDKELLQYVCAQVATAIERQQLHARLRRMAQYDQLTQLPNRELLRDRLKAALAGAREQSGFMALLYVDLDRFKQVNDTYGHGVGDMLLQTVANRLKGCVRETDTVARIGGDEFVVLLHSVHASDDADGVAEKIRQVLVQPMRLDGHNLHIEPSIGVARYPEHGSEEQQLFRHADQAMYAAKRQNHRARDI
- a CDS encoding LysE family translocator: MTPSLLMAVLASGFIYGITPGPGVLAVFGIGAARGRRAGAGFLCGHLLGDVIWCSTALIAIVGAREIGSTAFDVLGVLSGLYLFWLGWRAVRAKRSNGDQPQGAARQPFWHGILFGLTNPKAYPVAVATFTALLSSRAELLNWSMLPMLIALSFLGGLLAYAILIGIVGARQVRTLYQRHELAITRLCGVMFIGFAINALVHALPGLMPNKA
- the fos gene encoding fosfomycin resistance glutathione transferase, yielding MLTGLNHLTLAVTDLDRSLAFYRDVLKLRVEATWDAGAYLSLPGLWLCLSLDAQRQSEPAVDYTHYAFSLDAADFPLFVQQLRAANVQEWRDNRSEGASFYFLDPDGHKLEAHVGDLASRLAACRQKPYVGMRFFNES
- a CDS encoding LysR family transcriptional regulator; protein product: MHQMNDLRRIDLNLLVILEALLSEQHVTRAAERLHLSQPAVSHALARLRDLLGDPLLVRAGAGLVPTARALELVAPLAEALAQVQSLLAPNTFDPASARRTFRLAMSDYGAAIILPSLIRTLRTEAPGIDLQISHASREGMVEGLLNGDIDLAAGVLPELPGELHSTPLFEERYVCLLDRQSLPADGHLDMATYLARPHVLLEMRGSGTPEIERTLTALRERRRVAISLPHWSVAPQFISGTDLILTVASRALNDIDEEALIVVTPPFEIAPFTFVSAWHKRRGGDQALNWLNRRIGEGIVRG
- a CDS encoding DMT family transporter, with translation MSTLQWAGLLLLAALAGAVVPFQSAINTNLARGLGHPLWATLASLLVSVLVLLPVIVALRLPLPSLAFIGKAPLWMWAGGAFGVCFVALAVMLVPKLGASGFVALALAGQVLASMVLDHFGLFGLLEKQLTLPRVLGAVLLMAGVVLIQFSPALEKSATAVG